From Pseudomonas fluorescens, one genomic window encodes:
- a CDS encoding 8-oxoguanine deaminase, which translates to MPATRIWLKNPLAIFTANALDARGGLVVQDGVIVEVLKQGQQPATPCGQVFDAREHVILPGLINTHHHFYQTLTRAWAPVVNQPLFPWLKTLYPVWARLTPEKLALATKVALAELLLSGCTTAADHHYLFPDGLENAIDVQVASVRELGMRAMLTRGSMSLGEKDGGLPPQQTVQEGGVILADSQRLIAEYHERGDGAQIQIALAPCSPFSVTPEIMSASAELANKLDVRLHTHLAETLDEEDFCLQRFGLRTVDYLDSVGWLGPRTWLAHGIHFNPDEIARLGAAGTGICHCPSSNMRLASGICPSLDLIAAGAPVGLGVDGSASNDASNMILETRQALYIQRLRYGAEKITPEGVLGWATQGSAKLLGRTDIGELAVGKQADLALFKLDELRFSGSHDPISALLLCGADRADRVMIGGKWRVIDGQVEGLDLKGLIADHSQAARQLINDL; encoded by the coding sequence ATGCCTGCGACCCGTATCTGGTTAAAAAACCCCCTTGCGATTTTCACTGCCAACGCACTCGATGCCCGTGGCGGCCTGGTCGTGCAGGACGGCGTGATCGTCGAAGTACTCAAGCAAGGCCAACAACCCGCGACACCCTGTGGACAAGTCTTCGATGCCCGCGAGCACGTGATCCTGCCGGGGCTGATCAACACCCACCACCACTTCTATCAGACCCTGACCCGCGCCTGGGCGCCGGTGGTCAACCAGCCTTTGTTTCCGTGGCTCAAGACCCTGTACCCGGTCTGGGCGCGCCTGACCCCGGAAAAACTCGCGCTGGCAACCAAAGTGGCACTGGCCGAATTGCTGCTGTCGGGCTGCACCACGGCGGCTGACCATCACTACCTGTTCCCCGATGGCCTGGAAAACGCCATCGACGTGCAAGTCGCAAGCGTCCGCGAACTGGGCATGCGCGCCATGCTCACCCGCGGTTCGATGAGCCTCGGCGAAAAAGACGGCGGCCTGCCGCCACAACAAACCGTGCAGGAAGGTGGAGTGATCCTCGCCGACAGCCAGCGCCTGATCGCCGAGTACCATGAGCGCGGTGACGGCGCACAGATCCAGATCGCCCTGGCGCCCTGCTCGCCGTTTTCGGTCACCCCGGAAATCATGTCCGCCAGCGCCGAACTGGCCAACAAGCTGGACGTGCGCCTGCACACCCATCTGGCCGAGACCCTCGACGAAGAAGACTTCTGCCTGCAGCGCTTCGGCCTGCGCACGGTCGATTATCTGGACAGCGTCGGCTGGCTCGGCCCACGCACCTGGCTGGCCCACGGCATTCACTTCAACCCGGATGAGATCGCCCGCCTCGGTGCCGCCGGTACCGGCATCTGCCATTGCCCAAGCTCGAACATGCGTCTGGCCTCGGGTATCTGCCCGAGCCTGGACCTGATTGCGGCCGGTGCGCCAGTCGGTCTGGGCGTCGACGGCTCGGCCTCCAACGATGCCTCGAACATGATTCTCGAAACCCGCCAGGCCTTGTACATCCAGCGCTTGCGCTACGGCGCAGAGAAAATCACCCCGGAAGGCGTGCTGGGTTGGGCCACTCAGGGATCGGCGAAACTGCTGGGGCGCACGGACATTGGTGAGCTGGCCGTCGGCAAACAGGCCGACCTGGCCCTGTTCAAACTCGATGAGCTGCGATTCTCCGGCAGTCACGACCCCATCTCCGCACTGCTGCTGTGCGGTGCCGATCGTGCTGACCGGGTGATGATCGGCGGCAAGTGGCGGGTCATTGATGGTCAGGTCGAAGGACTGGACCTCAAGGGCCTGATCGCGGATCACAGCCAAGCCGCGCGCCAGTTGATTAACGACCTCTGA
- a CDS encoding SDR family oxidoreductase has translation MTTAKTALIIGASRGLGLGLVKTLLADGWQVTATVRNPQKGEALQALGDVRIEQLDMDDQQAQIALSQQLQGQVFDLLFVNAGVKGPEVQTPNGGATLAEVGQLFFTNAVAPINLAQRFVGQIRPGSGVLAFMSSVLGSVTMPDAPELALYKASKAALNSMTNSFVSQLGESRPTVLSLHPGWVKTDMGGEGADLDVQTSTRGLIDQVNAYAGKGGHHFINYKGETIPW, from the coding sequence ATGACAACCGCAAAAACCGCACTGATCATCGGCGCCTCCCGAGGCCTGGGCCTTGGCCTGGTAAAAACCCTGCTGGCCGACGGCTGGCAAGTCACCGCCACCGTGCGCAACCCGCAAAAAGGCGAAGCCTTGCAGGCGCTGGGCGACGTGCGGATTGAGCAACTGGACATGGACGACCAGCAGGCGCAGATCGCCTTGAGCCAGCAGCTCCAGGGCCAAGTGTTCGACCTGCTGTTCGTCAACGCCGGGGTCAAGGGCCCGGAAGTGCAGACACCCAACGGCGGTGCGACGTTGGCCGAAGTCGGTCAGTTGTTTTTTACCAATGCCGTGGCGCCGATCAACCTCGCCCAGCGTTTCGTCGGGCAGATTCGCCCGGGGAGCGGTGTGCTGGCGTTCATGAGTTCGGTGCTGGGTAGCGTGACCATGCCCGACGCCCCGGAACTGGCGCTGTACAAGGCGAGCAAGGCGGCGCTCAATTCCATGACCAACAGCTTCGTCAGCCAGTTGGGCGAGTCGCGGCCGACGGTGTTGTCGCTGCATCCGGGCTGGGTGAAAACCGACATGGGCGGCGAAGGTGCCGACCTTGATGTGCAGACCAGTACCCGCGGACTGATTGACCAAGTGAATGCCTATGCCGGCAAGGGCGGCCATCATTTCATCAACTACAAGGGCGAAACCATTCCCTGGTAA
- a CDS encoding IMPACT family protein: MPFTLAGFCEYQEEIRKSRFITLAAPITSPAEAQAFIEQHSDLDATHNCWAWKLADQYRSNDDGEPGGTAGRPILAAIEAQDCDQVVVLVIRWYGGIQLGTGGLARAYGGGANKCLQGAAKIELISREPLSCHCGFSELALVRLRVAEAGGLVVDEQFTANGVELQLAVGEAQIELLQSQLADLSRGRILLQR; the protein is encoded by the coding sequence ATGCCCTTTACCCTTGCCGGTTTTTGCGAATACCAGGAAGAGATTCGCAAGAGCCGCTTCATCACCCTCGCGGCGCCTATCACCAGCCCCGCCGAAGCCCAAGCCTTCATCGAACAGCACAGCGATCTCGACGCGACGCATAATTGCTGGGCCTGGAAACTCGCCGACCAGTATCGCAGCAACGATGATGGCGAACCCGGCGGCACTGCCGGCAGGCCGATACTGGCCGCCATCGAAGCCCAGGACTGCGACCAGGTGGTGGTGCTGGTAATTCGCTGGTACGGCGGCATCCAACTGGGCACCGGCGGTTTGGCGAGGGCCTACGGAGGAGGTGCCAACAAGTGCCTGCAGGGCGCAGCCAAGATCGAGTTGATCAGCCGTGAGCCGCTGAGTTGCCACTGCGGATTCAGCGAGTTGGCCCTGGTCAGACTGCGCGTCGCCGAGGCCGGCGGTTTGGTGGTGGATGAACAGTTCACGGCCAATGGCGTAGAACTTCAGTTGGCCGTGGGTGAAGCGCAGATCGAGCTGTTGCAAAGCCAGTTGGCCGACTTGAGTCGTGGGCGCATTCTGTTGCAGCGCTGA
- a CDS encoding TetR/AcrR family transcriptional regulator, giving the protein MTLEVPAHSGKPAGRIRQKNEQAILKAAEVEFARHGFKGTSMNTIAQNAGLPKANLHYYFTNKLGLYIGVLSNIIQLWDSTFNTLTADDDPAEALTRYIRAKMEFSRRHPQASRVFAMEVISGGECLSEYFNRDYRTWFQGRASVFQAWIDAGKMDPVDPVNLIFLLWGSTQHYADFSTQICRVTGRSKLTKQDIDDAGNNLIRIILKGCGLTPAI; this is encoded by the coding sequence ATGACCCTTGAAGTCCCAGCGCACAGCGGCAAACCTGCCGGTCGTATTCGTCAAAAGAACGAACAGGCAATTCTCAAGGCCGCGGAAGTCGAATTCGCCCGGCATGGGTTCAAAGGCACCAGCATGAACACCATTGCGCAGAACGCCGGATTGCCCAAAGCCAACCTGCATTACTACTTCACCAACAAGCTGGGCCTGTACATCGGCGTGTTGAGCAACATCATTCAGTTGTGGGACAGCACCTTCAACACCCTCACCGCCGACGATGACCCGGCCGAGGCCTTGACCCGCTACATTCGCGCCAAGATGGAGTTCTCGCGTCGTCATCCGCAGGCGTCGCGGGTATTCGCCATGGAAGTCATCAGTGGCGGCGAATGCCTGAGCGAGTATTTCAACCGTGACTACCGGACCTGGTTCCAGGGCCGCGCGAGTGTGTTTCAGGCGTGGATCGACGCCGGTAAAATGGACCCGGTTGATCCGGTCAACCTGATTTTTCTGCTATGGGGCAGTACCCAGCACTACGCCGACTTCTCCACCCAGATCTGCCGCGTCACCGGGCGCAGCAAATTGACCAAACAGGACATCGACGATGCGGGTAATAACCTGATCCGCATCATTCTCAAAGGCTGCGGCCTCACTCCCGCTATTTAA
- a CDS encoding LysR family transcriptional regulator — MSSRRPDPLAQVSDFDIRLLRIFRSVVESGGFSAAESVLGIGRSAISQQMSDLEQRLGLRLCQRGRAGFSLTEEGREVYQSALQLLSALESFRTEVNGLHQHLRGELTIGLTDNLVTLPHMRITHALAQLKERGPDVQIQIRMIAPNEVEQGVLDGRLHVGVVPQASALSGLEYQPLYSERSLLYCAVGHPLFYADDKQLDDARLNTQDAIAPTFRLPAEIQAHYQALNCTASASDREGMAFLILTGRYIGYLPDHYASLWVQQGRLRALKPDARFYDLSLASVTRKGRRPNLVLESFLESLAATR; from the coding sequence ATGAGCAGCCGTCGACCTGACCCTCTGGCGCAAGTCAGCGATTTTGATATCCGCCTGTTGCGGATCTTCCGCAGTGTCGTCGAATCCGGCGGTTTCTCTGCCGCCGAGAGCGTGCTGGGGATCGGCCGTTCGGCCATCAGCCAGCAGATGAGCGACCTCGAACAACGCCTGGGCCTGCGCCTGTGCCAGCGCGGGCGCGCCGGTTTTTCCCTGACTGAAGAAGGCCGCGAGGTCTACCAGTCGGCGTTGCAGTTGCTCAGCGCACTGGAAAGTTTTCGCACCGAGGTCAACGGCCTGCACCAGCACCTGCGTGGCGAGCTGACGATCGGCCTGACCGACAACCTCGTCACCCTGCCCCACATGCGCATCACCCATGCCCTGGCACAATTGAAGGAGCGTGGGCCGGACGTGCAGATCCAGATCCGCATGATTGCTCCCAATGAAGTCGAACAGGGTGTACTCGATGGTCGCCTGCACGTCGGCGTCGTGCCGCAGGCCAGTGCCTTGTCGGGCCTGGAATATCAGCCGCTCTACAGTGAGCGCTCACTGCTCTATTGCGCGGTCGGGCACCCGCTGTTCTACGCCGACGACAAACAGTTGGACGATGCGCGCCTCAACACTCAGGACGCCATTGCCCCGACTTTTCGCTTGCCGGCGGAGATCCAGGCCCATTACCAGGCGCTCAATTGCACCGCCAGCGCTTCGGACCGCGAAGGCATGGCGTTCCTGATCCTGACCGGGCGCTACATCGGCTATCTGCCCGACCACTACGCCAGCCTGTGGGTGCAGCAGGGCCGCTTGCGGGCGCTCAAGCCTGATGCACGCTTCTATGACTTGAGCCTGGCATCGGTCACACGCAAGGGCCGGCGCCCGAACCTGGTACTGGAAAGCTTCCTCGAAAGCCTGGCGGCAACTCGGTGA
- a CDS encoding aspartate aminotransferase family protein has protein sequence MNLPENAPSSLASQLKLDAHWMPYTANRNFQRDPRLIVGAEGSWLIDDKGRKVYDSLSGLWTCGAGHTRKEIQEAVAKQLGTLDYSPGFQYGHPLSFQLAEKITDLTPGNLNHVFFTDSGSECADTAVKMVRAYWRLKGQSTKTKMIGRARGYHGVNIAGTSLGGVNGNRKLFGQAMMDVDHLPHTLLASNAYSRGMPEQGGIALADELLKLIELHDASNIAAVFVEPMAGSAGVLVPPQGYLKRLREICDQHNILLVFDEVITGFGRTGTMFGATTFGVTPDLMCIAKQVTNGAIPMGAVIASSEIYQTFMNQATPEYAVEFPHGYTYSAHPVACAAGLAALDLLQKENLVQSVAEVAPHFENALHGLKGTKNIIDIRNFGLAGAIQIAPRDGDAIVRPFEAGMALWKAGFYVRFGGDTLQFGPTFNSKPQDLDRLFDAVGEALNKID, from the coding sequence ATGAACTTGCCTGAAAACGCCCCGTCGTCCCTGGCCAGCCAGCTCAAGCTGGATGCTCACTGGATGCCTTACACCGCCAACCGCAATTTCCAGCGTGATCCACGCTTGATCGTCGGCGCTGAAGGCAGCTGGCTGATCGACGACAAGGGCCGCAAGGTCTACGACTCGCTGTCCGGTCTGTGGACCTGCGGCGCCGGGCACACCCGCAAGGAAATCCAGGAGGCGGTGGCCAAGCAGTTGGGCACCCTGGACTACTCGCCAGGCTTCCAGTACGGCCATCCACTGTCGTTCCAACTGGCGGAAAAGATCACCGACCTGACCCCGGGCAATCTCAACCACGTGTTCTTCACCGACTCGGGCTCCGAGTGTGCTGACACTGCGGTAAAAATGGTGCGTGCCTACTGGCGCCTGAAAGGCCAGTCGACCAAGACCAAGATGATCGGCCGTGCCCGTGGTTATCACGGAGTGAACATCGCCGGCACCAGCCTCGGTGGGGTCAACGGCAACCGCAAGTTGTTCGGCCAGGCGATGATGGACGTCGATCACCTGCCGCACACCCTGCTGGCCAGCAACGCCTATTCGCGCGGCATGCCGGAGCAGGGTGGTATTGCCCTGGCGGATGAACTGCTGAAGCTGATCGAACTGCACGACGCCTCGAACATCGCCGCCGTGTTCGTCGAACCCATGGCCGGTTCGGCTGGCGTGTTGGTGCCGCCACAGGGTTACCTCAAGCGCCTGCGCGAGATCTGCGATCAGCACAACATTCTGTTGGTGTTCGACGAAGTGATCACCGGTTTCGGCCGTACCGGCACCATGTTTGGCGCCACCACCTTCGGTGTCACCCCGGACCTGATGTGCATCGCCAAGCAAGTCACCAACGGTGCGATCCCGATGGGCGCGGTGATTGCCAGCTCCGAGATCTACCAGACTTTCATGAACCAGGCGACGCCGGAGTACGCAGTGGAGTTCCCTCACGGCTACACCTATTCCGCCCACCCGGTGGCCTGTGCCGCTGGCCTGGCCGCACTCGATCTGCTGCAAAAGGAAAACCTGGTGCAGAGCGTGGCGGAAGTCGCGCCGCATTTCGAGAATGCACTTCACGGTCTGAAGGGCACGAAAAACATCATCGACATCCGCAACTTCGGCCTGGCCGGGGCGATCCAGATCGCACCCCGTGACGGTGACGCCATCGTGCGTCCGTTCGAAGCCGGCATGGCCCTGTGGAAAGCCGGGTTCTACGTGCGCTTCGGCGGCGACACCCTGCAGTTCGGGCCAACTTTCAACAGCAAGCCGCAGGACCTCGATCGCCTGTTCGACGCTGTCGGCGAAGCGCTGAACAAAATCGACTGA
- a CDS encoding CoA-acylating methylmalonate-semialdehyde dehydrogenase: MSLIPHLINGELVNDNGRTADVFNPSTGQPIHKVPLASRETIQQAIDAAKAAFPAWRNTPAAKRAQVMFRFKQLLEQNEARISQLISEEHGKTLEDAAGELKRGIENVEFACAAPEILKGEYSRNVGPNIDAWSDFQPLGVVAGITPFNFPAMVPLWMYPLAIVCGNCFILKPSERDPSSTLLIAQLLLEAGLPKGVMSVVHGDKSAVDALIEAPEVKALSFVGSTPIAEYIYAEGTKRGKRVQALGGAKNHAVLMPDADLDNAVSALMGAAYGSCGERCMAISVAVCVGDQVADALVAKLTPQIKALKIGAGTSCGLDMGPLVTGQARDKVSGYVDDGVAAGAKLVVDGRGLSVAGHEEGFFLGGCLFDNVTPEMRIYKEEIFGPVLCVVRVNSLEEAMQLINDHEYGNGTCIFTRDGEAARLFCDEIEVGMVGVNVPLPVPVAYHSFGGWKRSLFGDLHAYGPDGVRFYTRRKAITQRWPQRASHEASQFAFPSL, from the coding sequence ATGAGCCTTATCCCACATTTGATCAATGGCGAACTGGTGAACGATAACGGTCGCACCGCCGACGTGTTCAACCCGTCCACCGGTCAGCCGATCCATAAAGTGCCGTTGGCCAGCCGCGAAACCATCCAGCAGGCCATCGATGCTGCCAAGGCGGCGTTCCCGGCCTGGCGCAACACGCCTGCGGCCAAGCGTGCCCAAGTGATGTTCCGCTTCAAGCAATTGCTGGAGCAGAACGAAGCGCGTATTTCGCAATTGATCAGTGAAGAACACGGCAAGACCCTGGAAGACGCGGCCGGTGAGCTCAAGCGCGGTATCGAGAACGTCGAATTCGCCTGTGCCGCTCCGGAAATCCTCAAGGGTGAATACAGCCGTAACGTCGGCCCGAACATCGATGCCTGGTCGGACTTCCAGCCGCTGGGCGTGGTAGCGGGCATCACCCCGTTCAACTTCCCGGCGATGGTGCCACTGTGGATGTACCCGCTGGCCATCGTCTGCGGTAACTGCTTCATCCTTAAACCGTCGGAGCGTGACCCGAGCTCCACGTTGCTGATTGCTCAACTGTTGCTGGAAGCCGGTCTGCCGAAAGGCGTGATGAGCGTGGTGCACGGCGATAAGTCGGCGGTGGATGCACTGATCGAGGCGCCGGAAGTCAAAGCCCTGAGCTTTGTCGGATCGACGCCGATTGCTGAATACATCTACGCCGAAGGCACCAAACGCGGCAAGCGCGTCCAAGCGTTGGGCGGGGCGAAGAACCATGCCGTACTGATGCCGGATGCCGACCTGGATAACGCCGTCAGTGCACTGATGGGTGCAGCCTACGGTTCGTGCGGTGAGCGTTGCATGGCCATTTCGGTGGCGGTGTGCGTGGGTGACCAGGTGGCGGATGCGCTGGTGGCCAAGCTGACGCCACAAATCAAGGCGCTGAAAATTGGCGCGGGCACTTCCTGTGGTCTGGACATGGGGCCGTTGGTCACCGGCCAGGCGCGGGACAAGGTCAGCGGCTACGTCGATGACGGTGTGGCGGCGGGTGCCAAATTGGTGGTGGACGGTCGTGGCCTGAGCGTGGCCGGTCATGAGGAGGGCTTCTTCCTGGGTGGCTGCCTGTTCGACAACGTCACTCCTGAGATGCGTATCTATAAAGAAGAGATCTTTGGTCCTGTACTGTGTGTTGTCCGGGTCAACAGCCTGGAAGAGGCGATGCAACTGATCAACGATCACGAATACGGCAACGGTACCTGCATCTTCACCCGTGACGGTGAAGCGGCGCGGCTGTTCTGTGACGAGATCGAGGTGGGCATGGTAGGGGTCAACGTGCCGTTGCCGGTGCCGGTGGCGTATCACAGCTTCGGCGGCTGGAAGCGTTCGCTGTTCGGTGACCTGCATGCCTACGGTCCGGACGGCGTGCGTTTCTACACTCGGCGCAAGGCAATCACCCAGCGCTGGCCACAGCGTGCGAGCCATGAGGCTTCGCAATTCGCCTTCCCGAGCTTGTAA